The Apodemus sylvaticus chromosome 12, mApoSyl1.1, whole genome shotgun sequence genome segment TCCTCAGCCTGTCTTCCCCTGTCATCTGTCCTgtgtcccctcctccttctttttccatTTATAACATTTATTGACGGGCTGGGCTCTGAGTGAACCCTGTCATGACAAAAGATTAACTGCATGGAAAAAGAATCCGTGACTGTATGGGATGGCTGGGGTTTCCTCGGTGTGGGTTAAAATGATGGCTTCTTAACCAGTCGTGGGGAAAGAGCAGGCAAATGGTGGGCAAAGGGAATTCTGCATGGGGGAACTTGAAAGTCAGGGCTAAGGAGTCGAACAAGTGGGTAGGATTATTTCCTGTTTTCCTCAGGAGAATCCGGAGCAATCCAGAGTGACCATCAACAGCTGGGTAGCTAATAAGACTGAAGGCCGCATCAAAGACGTCATCCCCCAAGGCGCCATTAACGAGCTCACTGCCCTGGTGCTGGTTAACACCATTTACTTCAAGGTACTTCAACTGGTCCTGCAGAGATCAAGCGACTTCCTCTCACTATCACTCTGTCAAGCATGTGTAGTCAAATCTCCCCTGAAATGGTCCATGCACGATCCAGGCAACCACATACATTTGCTGAGAGCCCAGAGGCCCAGAGACTCAGTAGTGTCCTCAGGCTGGGGCAGACTGTGTGAACTTACTAACTGAGCATTCTTCAAGATGTGACAAATTGTCACACTTGTGTGACAGTTTCTGCCATtcaattaatgttttcttttctcttttaaattttgagacagggtattatGTAGCGCTGGGTGTCCCGGAACTTGCTaaggagaccaggctggtctcgaactcagaaattcacctgcctctgtctcccgaatgctgggattaaaggtgcatgctgTCACAGACCAGGTCCATTAATGTATCttaaatcagaaacaaaatgattTTTACAATCATTAGTGATGGAGTTCCCCACTGCCAAGAACAATTTCTATTTAACCTGTCTCCTAGGGGTTCTGAAGCTCCAGGCGCTGGGCTCATCTGAGAATCAGAAGGGGCCTGTGACTGTGACCATGTATATAGCTTGTTTTCCTCACAGAGCCCAGGGTTCTGAGGACTGCTCCAATTTGATTTCATTTGAAAGGGAGCAGGGGAGGGCTTAGGAACAAACACCCCccaaaccccccacccccaccccccacccccctatcCCCCTGCTGTAGGGCGGCTGCAAGTGTGATGCTTATCCTCAGACACACTCTGTTTACATTCCGCCTTTCTCCACGCGGCCTGGAGACTCAAGAACAGAGTAGACTGTTACCCCTTACAGTTTATGGAACAACTTGCTATTTATTAATATTCTAGATCCTCATACCACCGGGAGTGAGACGTTGGACCATGTGTGCAGtatgatttctttgtttcaaaGCTTGACTCCTTGTTTCTAAGTGTATGAATTCGTGTGAGTTGCTGGGAACTTTCCTATGGCCTCTTTCTGCATGTGTAAAGTGGTAATGAGGAGTCACCTACTTTATAGGCTTACCAAAAGGTTTGCGTAGTTAACACAGGTGAAATACTCAGGTGTTATTTATACATGCTTAGAGCACACAGCGCCTAACGTGTGGGCAGGAAGCCACCTCTCAGAAACTTTAACTGACTCAAGAACAAAGAGCCAGGGACAGATAAGGAATGAGGCAGGAAGCCAGCCAGGAGCCATCCAGACAAATCTCAGGGCGTGCCGggtctggcctctaactcagcAGGGACACAGCGCGGAGTTCTGGAGGTTGGCTCTTGGaaagaggctgggagagagcGGACAACACAAGACTGAACTTGCAAAGGAGAGTGTAGGTTAGTCTAAGGGTTAGACTTTcctgacttaaaaaacaaaaccaaccccaaaaccaaacaacaacgaCAGCACAAtacagggctggcaagatgactcagctggtagaagtgttggtttctgcgctcAAAAGTTCTGTCTGCTCACTCACACGCGCCCGCCGCACCGCACCGTGGGGATGCGGTGGAACTGTGAGACACGCCAGGCCagatagttccacgtgggactttatttaagatagggaaggggtagcgggtgggaaggaaagggagaaagggggaagagaaaaagaggagggggaaagagctctgcctggttatataccggtagtgacgtaattacaggtaaaggtaggctatggaattctgggtaaatggtagctgttgccttggcgacagacctatacattgcttgtatGGTGTCACAAGCTTtacaggcctcgggtacctacaagAAGTgcttgtcaccatgcctggcaacctgagttccattGTGGAGCCCACACGGTAGGGGGAAAGAACCGTTTCCTGAACACTGATAAATTGTCCTTTGATGTCCACACACTCCAGTGGCACACCCCTCCTctcagatgttaaaaaaaaaaggtaatattgatggaaatatagaatatagaaaaaacacaGAATGAAACATACATAAATAACCACACAACTCAGACATAGTTATTTGTCTTTTAATGCAGATCTACTTTTTTTCTAATAACTACATTTATATGTTGATGCAATCAGATAATATGATGATGCTTCATATTAGTAAGAATTCAGCTAGGATCTTTTTGTTCTTGGCTTATGATTCTCCCACTTGACATCTTTCAGGGCCTGTGGAAGTCAAAGTTCAGCCCTGAGAACACAAGGAAGGAACCATTCTACAAAGCTGACGGGCAGTCATGCCTTGTGCCCATGATGTACCAGGAAGGCAAATTCAAATACCGGCGCGTGGCAGAGGGCACCCAGGTGCTAGAGCTGCCCTTCAAGGGCGATGACATCACCATGGTGCTCATCCTGCCCAAGCCTGAGAAGAGCCTGGCCAAGGTGGAGCGGGAACTCACCCCGGAGCTGCTGCAGGAGTGGCTGGATGAGCTGTCCGAGGTGATGCTTGTGGTGCACATGCCTCGCTTCCGCACCGAGGATAGCTTCAGCCTGAAGGAGCAGCTGCAAGACATGGGCCTCACTGATATCTTCAGCCCTGAGAAGTCCCAACTCCCAGGTTGGTACAGGAGAGAGCTGCCTCCTTTCCACTCCACGGTGGTTTAGCCAAAAGTCAGAGAAGCCAGGAAAGAGAGCCACACCTGGCCACCCGGACTCTGACGGTGGCTCTGTGCTAAGCTTGGGGCGGTCCCTTGTCCTTCCTAGTCTCCCTGTGAAAGAGAGTGTTTGCTCTTGTGTCTAGGAGTCCAATAAGCATGTCTGTCACCCCATGAATCTGTATCTAACAGGGGAGATCAAACCAGGTGGAGAAGAATTTGGAAAAGCATTGGAATTCAAAGAGACAGGCATTAAAGGCAAGGCATATTGAgatctgtaattctagcattggGAGGCAGGGTAAGAACACAGAGTGTTCCAgggcagcctaggctatataacaagatcttgtctcaaaagtaaataaaatagggCCTGGAGTGACATCTTAGAGCATGCAGGATTATTATTATTGCAAAAGACCCAGGGTCAGTTTCCAGAATCCATGGTAGACAGCTCACAACTTTTTGTTACTCTAGCTTCGGGGGAATCtgactccacaggcacctgctcttgtgtatacacattcacacacacacacacacacacacacaaataaaataaatcttgaataagataaaaataaaatgtgatagtaaattaaaattaaaaacgaAACTTAGCTGggcatggaggcagaggcaggtagatctttgagtttgaggtcagcctggtctacagagtaagttcctggatagtcaaggctacacagaggaacttattttgaaaaaacaaaataagtaaataaataattttaaaaatgagccttaaaatacctttttatttgtttttcccctttttttcattgagacagggtcttatgtagcccaggttagcctggaacCCACTGTGTAGCTAAAACTGGCTTCATACTGATTATGCTGTCTCCACCCTGAGAGCTGTTTCATCCCTTTtatcatgcacacatgcaccaccatgtctggcaagCTTTTACTTATTACTACACTCATTTGTTGTTATGTGTGGTAAGtggtgcatggaggtcagaggacaactttcagggtTCAAAACCGTGTGGAGCCCCACCCAGGAttaaactcaagttgtcagggtTAGTGGCACAGCTCCTTACCTGATGAGCAATCTCACTGGCCTGCAGATCTGGGTTCAGTGGCACACAATTATAATCTCAGCACGCTAGGCCGAGGCAGGGTGACAGTTTAAGGCCAGCTCAGGCTACGCAAAGATTCTATCTAAAAATGACTTAGACCAGGTATTTATGTTTATCTTTATTGGGCTATCTTCAGCTCTGAGAGCCAAACCTCTTAAAAATGTTACCAGACTGGAAAGGCATATTTTTGCTAGATACAGTGAAGTTTTTCTTTGAGAACAGAGTCCCACCCTTCCACCTTCTCAGAAAAGTTGACAGCAGAATAAGTTCACAAGATCCAGGtcaaaaaagccaaaatagaTCAGTTTTTAAGAGGTATCCATTGAGGGGGTGAGGGGATGTATCCATTAGGGAGGCTTAGCAATCTGCTTCTCAaatcccatcccacccccacccccatcctcacacccacccccatcctcaccccacccccacccccatcctcacaCCCACCCCGGTCTTTCTTCCAGGGATCGTTGCTGGGGGCAGGGATGATCTCTTTGTCTCTGATGCATTCCACAAAGCATTTCTTGAGGTAAGTTCAGCTCCCTCCACCCTCTGCAATTTTATCACTCTGCGTTCCTGGAGTTCCCTGCTGCTCTTCTGGTGGAGCCAGCAGGTCTATTAGAAGCAGAGAACTGTGGCAGAGGCATCTCCACAGTGTCCCTCTAAATCATGTCCACATGGAGAAGCAGCTTGTAGCCTTCTCCATGAGGTCTGCCTCAGAATGGCGCTTCAAAGGAACCCTCAAGCTTTGGCTGTTTGACCTTCTCTCCTGCTAGAGACACATAGAGGGTAGCCCGAGGAAAAGGAGCCAGCAAAGAGGGGATGGCCATGGAGAGGGGATTCTGAGAAGTTTCAGGAACGTGAAAAGCCCGGAGTAAGACTGAAACCCATTCTGGACAGGACAGAGAGGGGCAGGTGCATAGGTGGGGAGGGTGAAGGGCATAAGACAAAAGACAGGGGTTACTAATGAGTACGGTTCACCTTAGCGGCAAGGGCCTTCTagaactctctctatatatagcaTTTCAGAAAACACAGTTAGGTGGGTTGATCGTCTTTAAAGTCTATTTTTTctggaagtcttttttttttaagatttattttatgtatatgagtatatatgatttatttatttattttatgtatatgagtacactgtagctgtgcagatggttttgagccttcatgcggttgctgggaattgaatttagggccTCTGCTCGCTCCAGTCAACCCCGCTCACTCAGGTTGGCCCTGCTCACTCGGTCAACCTTGCTCACTCAGTCCCTGCTCAACCCAGCAG includes the following:
- the Serpinc1 gene encoding antithrombin-III encodes the protein MTKLGACNDTLKQLMEVFKFDTISEKTSDQIHFFFAKLNCRLYRKANKSSDLVSANRLFGDKSLTFNESYQDVSEVVYGAKLQPLDFKENPEQSRVTINSWVANKTEGRIKDVIPQGAINELTALVLVNTIYFKGLWKSKFSPENTRKEPFYKADGQSCLVPMMYQEGKFKYRRVAEGTQVLELPFKGDDITMVLILPKPEKSLAKVERELTPELLQEWLDELSEVMLVVHMPRFRTEDSFSLKEQLQDMGLTDIFSPEKSQLPGIVAGGRDDLFVSDAFHKAFLEVNEEGSEAAASTSVVITGRSLNPNRVTFKANRPFLVLIREVALNTIIFMGRVANPCVN